The following proteins are co-located in the Tripterygium wilfordii isolate XIE 37 chromosome 2, ASM1340144v1, whole genome shotgun sequence genome:
- the LOC120015668 gene encoding uncharacterized protein LOC120015668 — MGKIVEKRMKKKGRPSLMDIQKRAVKEQQQQEQLQKRSNTSAHSSFSNYKSATTVSLRRSTRRNPNVSPERDHIDNEDELLRGKRREKKMKLVLKLPASQNSPRDSGASDTELNLEVEDDNHHLAASNQEMLKINAIGDGSGIGESDKAEKPVSSTNQASKHPGTWLDSGLSTPLPDEKLLLFILDRLQKKDTYGVFSEPVDLNELPDYLDVVEHPMDFSTVRKKLAGGVYSYLEQFEKDVFLICSNAMQYNAPDTIYFRQARSIQELAKKNFENLRQESDDNEPERKVVRRGRPPTKNFKKHLGRPSLERVGLDFSSDASLATGVESNIVSSDMRKITPVSDKSGFSDPSGQYGSQKNFSMLERNDDTSGFIFKGSSMKHGKKQVVHDENRRNTYKQYQPLASRQDPSVYNAFGIEMKNLMPIGFRAEYGYARSLARFASNLGPATWKIASKKIEKALPPGVKFGPGWVGENDIAMRPLVQPSPTAGLSSSSGPFFRPECPESSYPVEICSTTIGSTTIEPKGEKEQLSEKLHGQSLSEKPSVPPALTDNLSKPPPQTTSPSLSTANRLSDSCVEKAEVLERLNSLTGLNALNRNSNAISPRPPFQKIQSPPLHPGMKGVNGTYGFNVQSQTRKIGGATRPLGFNFQSSQTLESVSRANANLARPSTSNAKNSEEMKLSENSSAVRPSSLLPDSGGHASASPGPRLLSQPSRQGSQPQEKSDSILSPQQKPDSVPPDLNIGFQSPGSPSSSNQLDSVQLDLALQL, encoded by the exons CCATATAGACAATGAAGATGAATTATTGCGTGGGAAGcggagggagaagaagatgaagctgGTGCTCAAATTGCCTGCATCGCAAAATTCGCCTCGTGATTCAGGGGCCTCAGATACTGAACTGAACTTGGAGGTCGAGGACGATAATCATCATCTTGCAGCGTCGAACCAGGAGATGCTAAAAATCAATGCGATTGGGGATGGATCTGGGATCGGCGAGAGTGACAAG GCGGAGAAGCCTGTTTCTAGTACTAACCAAGCAAGTAAACACCCAG GGACTTGGTTGGATTCGGGTCTCTCAACTCCTTTACCTGATGAAAAGCTATTACTGTTCATCCTCGATAGGCTTCAAAA GAAGGATACTTATGGTGTATTCTCTGAGCCAGTTGACCTCAATGAG CTTCCGGATTACCTTGATGTCGTTGAACACCCTATGGATTTCAGCACTGTGCGAAAGAAACTCGCTGGTGGAGTTTATTCCTACTTAGAACAGTTTGAG AAAGATGTTTTTTTAATCTGTTCGAATGCGATGCAGTATAATGCCCCAGATACCATCTATTTTCGCCAG GCACGATCCATACAAGAGCTTGCCAAgaagaattttgaaaatttaaggcAAGAAAGTGATGATAATGAACCTGAACGCAAGGTGGTGAGGAGGGGTAGACCACCAACCAAGAATTTCAAAAAACATCTTGGCAGGCCTTCATTGGAGCGTGTTGGTTTGGACTTTTCTTCAGATGCAAGTCTTGCTACTGGGGTAGAAAGTAATATAGTATCCAGTGATATGAGAAAAATCACTCCTGTATCAGACAAGTCTGGCTTTTCAGACCCATCAGGACAATATGGTTCTCAGAAAAATTTTAGCATGTTGGAGAGAAATGATGATACTTCAG GATTCATCTTTAAGGGCAGTTCAATGAAACACGGGAAAAAACAAGTTGTTCATGATGAGAACAGGCGGAACACCTACAAGCAATACCAACCCTTGGCCAGTCGACAGGATCCATCTGTTTACAATGCTTTCGGTATAGAGATGAAAAATCTAATGCCG ATAGGATTTCGCGCAGAGTATGGTTATGCAAGGAGCCTTGCTCGTTTTGCGTCAAATCTCGGACCTGCCACATGGAAAATAGCTTCAAAAAAGATAGAAAAGGCTTTGCCGCCGGGAGTTAAGTTTGGCCCTGGATGGGTCGGAGAAAATGACATTGCAATGAGGCCTTTGGTTCAACCTTCACCAACTGCTGGTCTGTCATCGTCATCTGGGCCATTCTTTCGCCCTGAATGCCCTGAAAGTTCATATCCTGTTGAGATATGTTCTACCACCATTGGTTCTACCACCATTGAACCAAAAGGGGAGAAAGAACAATTGTCCGAGAAACTTCACGGACAGAGTTTGTCAGAGAAGCCCTCAGTTCCTCCGGCTTTGACCGACAATTTAAGCAAGCCCCCTCCTCAAACTACCTCCCCATCCCTCTCCACTGCCAACAGATTGTCTGACTCATGTGTTGAAAAGGCAGAAGTTCTTGAGAGATTGAATTCCCTGACTGGGTTGAATGCTTTGAACAGAAACTCGAATGCAATCAGTCCAAGACCTCCCTTTCAGAAAATACAGAGCCCGCCACTTCACCCTGGCATGAAAGGAGTCAATGGTACATATGGTTTTAACGTCCAATCCCAGACGAGGAAAATAGGTGGTGCTACCAGACCTCTTGGGTTTAACTTTCAGTCGTCTCAGACGCTTGAAAGTGTGTCTAGAGCAAATGCTAACTTAGCCCGCCCATCAACTTCAAACGCTAAAAACTCGGAGGAGATGAAGTTATCTGAAAATTCAAGTGCAGTACGTCCAAGCAGTTTGTTGCCTGATTCTGGGGGCCACGCATCTGCATCCCCTGGACCAAGGCTTCTTTCACAGCCATCTAGGCAAGGATCACAGCCGCAAGAAAAATCCGACTCAATATTGTCACCACAGCAGAAGCCAGATTCAGTCCCTCCAGACTTGAATATTGGCTTCCAGTCGCCAGGGTCCCCTAGTTCTTCTAATCAACTTGATTCAGTGCAGCTAGATTTAGCATTGCAGCTATGA
- the LOC120013770 gene encoding probable serine/threonine-protein kinase PIX13, giving the protein MGICWGSPAESPTTITTDHISTVISNKTSNTASSLGSTNISRNSLFSASSGDESYPNGQILPHPNLRVFSLLELKAATKNFRPDTLLGEGGFGKVFKGWLDEREKGQGRSGNGTVIAVKKLNSESLQGFEEWQSEVNFLGRLSHPNLVKLLGYCWEEKELLLVYDFVQKGSLENHLFGRGAAVQPLPWDIRLKIAIGAAKGLAFLHTSEKQVIYRDFKASNILLDGSYNAKIADFGLAKFGPSDSQSHVTTRVMGTYGYAAPEYVATGHLYVKSDVYGFGVVLVEMLTGLRAHDTNRPSGRHNLADWIQPYLCDKRKLKSVMDSGLDAKYPSKAAFRMAQLALNCLGPEPKHRPSMKEVVEALERIEAAYERPLEPRSHSDLPTNQRHSRQQPLQHRSVLHPRQGGNGYPPRLK; this is encoded by the exons ATGGGGATTTGTTGGGGTTCTCCAGCGGAAAGCCCAACAACTATCACCACTGATCATATCAGTACAG TGATATCCAACAAAACAAGCAATACAGCATCTTCTTTGGGCAGCACTAACATCTCTCGGAACAGCCTTTTCTCAGCTTCAAGCGGTGATGAGTCCTACCCAAATGGGCAGATTTTGCCCCACCCCAACTTGAGGGTTTTCAGCCTTTTGGAATTGAAGGCTGCAACCAAGAATTTCAGACCCGATACATTGCTTGGAGAAGGTGGTTTCGGCAAAGTATTCAAAGGCTGGCTCGATGAGAGGGAGAAGGGACAGGGAAGGAGTGGCAATGGAACTGTTATTGctgtaaaaaaattgaattctgAGAGCTTGCAGGGATTTGAGGAATGGCAG TCAGAAGTAAATTTCCTGGGAAGGCTGTCTCACCCTAACCTCGTGAAATTGTTGGGATACTGCTGGGAAGAAAAGGAGCTTCTCCTTGTTTATGACTTTGTACAAAAGGGCAGCTTGGAAAACCATCTTTTTGGAA GGGGTGCAGCTGTTCAGCCCCTTCCATGGGACATTCGGCTTAAAATTGCCATAGGAGCGGCTAAAGGCCTTGCGTTTCTGCATACATCCGAGAAGCAAGTGATTTACAGAGATTTTAAAGCCTCAAACATACTGCTTGATGGG TCCTATAATGCCAAGATAGCAGACTTTGGCTTGGCAAAATTTGGTCCTTCGGACAGTCAATCACATGTGACAACCAGGGTTATGGGAACATATGGTTATGCTGCTCCTGAGTATGTTGCTACAG GACATCTATATGTGAAGAGCGATGTATATGGTTTTGGTGTCGTTCTGGTTGAGATGCTGACAGGTTTGCGTGCACACGATACAAATAGGCCAAGTGGCAGACATAATCTGGCTGACTGGATCCAGCCATATTTATGTGACAAAAGAAAGTTGAAGAGTGTGATGGACTCTGGACTGGATGCCAAGTATCCCTCAAAAGCTGCTTTTCGAATGGCGCAACTTGCCCTGAATTGTCTTGGACCAGAACCCAAGCACCGGCCATCAATGAAAGAAGTGGTGGAAGCATTGGAACGGATTGAGGCAGCATATGAGAGACCACTAGAGCCTAGAAGCCATTCAGACCTTCCTACAAACCAGAGACACAGCCGGCAGCAGCCTTTGCAGCATCGTTCTGTGCTTCATCCGAGGCAGGGTGGAAACGGATATCCGCCCCGATTGAAGTAA